The proteins below come from a single Pelagibaculum spongiae genomic window:
- the pyrB gene encoding aspartate carbamoyltransferase: MNNPLYKRNIISIPDFSRDELQLVIDTAERIKAAPGRQLLKDKIVASCFFEPSTRTRLSFETAIQALGGRVIGFSDDGNTSAKKGETLADAMKIIGNYVDAVVMRHPQEGSARLASEFSSVPIVNGGDGANQHPTQTLLDLLSIHETQGTLDGLRVALVGDLKYGRTVHSLAQALTHFNCQFDFVSPDALAMPEYILEELDDAGMQYQHAATLEEVIPHADIIYMTRVQRERFEESEYQHIRGNFILKADMLKTAKPNLRVLHPLPRVDEIDVDVDSTPYAYYFEQAKNGLYARQALLALVLNQSV; the protein is encoded by the coding sequence ATGAATAATCCTTTATATAAGCGGAATATTATCTCAATTCCCGATTTCAGCCGTGATGAACTGCAGTTAGTCATTGATACTGCCGAGCGGATCAAGGCAGCACCGGGTAGGCAGCTTCTTAAGGACAAGATTGTAGCCAGTTGTTTTTTTGAACCCTCAACTCGAACCCGGCTGTCTTTTGAAACCGCGATTCAAGCTTTGGGTGGTCGTGTGATCGGTTTTTCCGATGATGGAAATACTTCAGCCAAGAAAGGCGAAACCCTAGCTGATGCTATGAAAATTATCGGCAACTATGTTGACGCCGTCGTCATGCGCCACCCACAAGAAGGCTCTGCTAGATTAGCGAGTGAGTTCTCTTCAGTGCCGATTGTTAATGGCGGTGACGGTGCCAATCAGCATCCAACACAAACCTTGCTCGATTTATTATCAATCCATGAAACCCAAGGCACATTAGATGGTTTGCGAGTAGCGTTGGTTGGTGATTTGAAATATGGCCGCACCGTACACTCATTAGCTCAAGCGCTGACGCATTTTAACTGCCAGTTCGATTTCGTTTCGCCTGATGCGTTAGCGATGCCTGAATACATACTTGAAGAGCTGGATGATGCAGGTATGCAGTATCAACATGCCGCCACTTTAGAAGAAGTGATTCCGCATGCCGACATTATCTATATGACTCGGGTACAACGTGAACGCTTTGAAGAAAGTGAATATCAACACATTCGCGGCAACTTTATTCTAAAAGCCGACATGTTGAAAACCGCCAAGCCAAACTTACGGGTGCTGCATCCACTTCCTCGGGTTGATGAAATTGACGTTGATGTAGATAGCACGCCATACGCTTACTATTTCGAGCAAGCTAAAAATGGCTTGTATGCTCGCCAGGCGCTACTGGCCTTAGTTTTGAATCAATCGGTTTAG